The nucleotide window tgttttatatatgtatCTAATCATGTAACGATATATtaacattaataattattttttatataaaaaaataattgtgtcaatatattaaaattaaatttataataataatagtaaaatatattttttatttctaatatttataattttttaaaaatattgttaatatttaaatttatttaattttattcattaaaaataaaattaaatattaaaacctatttttttaaaaaattacaaatgttAACCATGAAAGATAACAAATGTAATAACAGCCAGAGAGGAAAAGAGAGAGTGGAACTGATGTGTACCCGTGTGCGAGGAACAACGATCATGGCGGGTGTGACAACATCGTTAGCATACAAGTCCCCTGTAACGTAAAGGTCGCCGACCTCAGACTGGTCAGAGTAACTGTATGGAAGCCAACCAGCTTCCCTCGCTGTCTCGAAGCACTCTGTGAATGGAAGGTTGTCATTCCAATCCCAGCTCCCAAATGCTGGTACATGGCTCCTCTTGTAGTAGTactccattatatatatatattatcacaCATACATCGATAAATAAGacaaaacaacaataatgcatacTCTAGGAAGAAAAATAGTGGAATTTGAACCAGCagtaaattaaaacttaaaaggatAACTCACTTCCATTGTAGCTCAAAACGGGAGTAACTGGTGAAGAGCAAGAGAGAACGAATACAAGAGTGAATGTGTTTGAGAGTAGATGGCATTAGCTGATCGGGCTGTGTGTGTATGAGAGCGCTTAATAAAGTGTGGGGTAATGGGTATAGGACTATAGGATGTAAAACCAAAGGAAAAATAACCGgtaatggtaggagtccgagtaatagaaaaagtaaaagcGGATGATGAAATTTCACAGCATGTGACAGAGGGACAAAGAGGTAAGGTAAAAAAGGATTGGATCAGAGAGAGCGCGAAAAAGAACGGGGTGAAAAGGAAAGCGCAAGGGTTGCTTTATTATCATGGGTACTGTATTACACGCGCGCTGGGGAATCTTTGGGTTACCGCTCATTTATTATCTATATATatctataataatatatgaaaggAATAAAAAAGTTTGGCCTCCAATTTTGGCTTATTCATCCTAACCCCATTAATAAAGAgtaattgatgtatttttttattataacaatatataaatttataataatatataaagggAATAGAAGAGTTTGATATCTAAATTACAGTTACTTTTCTATTCCatgtataatttttaattacttttcttttttttattccatTCTCTTCTTTCATGTCTTTGTATTTGATCTTGCTTGCGAAATAGAGATATTAACCAAGTTATGTCTCCAGAGGTCGAACGTCCAACTCTCAAAACCGAGCTTTTGCTTAGTGTCGTGTCGTGAAAGTACGAACAATGAATAGGAgggggagtgtacctgcaaaggcatTTCGAAGCTTAAGTTAGGGGTgttcgcggtgcggtttggttcggtttttgaagaaaaagccATCCGATCCGATTGTCTAATTACAgtgcggttcggtttggttcggtttttttGTCAAGGtcatccgaaccaaaccaaaccaattaaaatcggTTTAGTTTGGTTCGATTTGGTcggttttttcaatcaaataccATATTATTATACAAAGTCATAACATTGAAATCGACAAACCGAAATAACACTTTTCTTATTGTATTGAAGTCTATATCATCTCTCTCAAAAAGAAGACCAATAATATTTCCAAAATTTCACAAATTTGGATAACACATATATAACTAGTTACATACTTAATGCTAAACTCTATACCAACACCAATATTTAAAACGAACCCAACCCATTAAAATTTGCACCATCTCTTGAAGAGAAGATTGAAAAAGGACGATGATGATCACTATGGAGAAGGGGTAGATgctgataaaattttttaaaagagatTAGAAATAGGTCTTGGGACTGCTTCTCCTGAGCTCATTAGCTCATCCATGACACGATGAGAGTTTGTCTTGTGCTTCTCACATAGTTTTAGCAAATACACTcctacaaaaatttaaatgtaagaggatttaatttatgtaattaatatatatatattaaggtGAATTTTATGGTAGTTATTATTCCAATCATTATAGACTTATGGtgattatatattttgatgataACACTTAAAAAGTATAGCTAAAATTaatgttacattttttttatttgtttgtattAAAGTATTACAGTACCACAATACACCTATGCTAACATGACCATACTTAATAaacatgaaaattaaagaaatataaactTGAACTCAGAAGTAAGAACTGAAGCAAAACACAATAAGGGTATTTTAAATAAGTTAAAATTAGAACCATTTTAAAAAAAGCAAACCATTTGAAGACAATTTTAAATAagctaaaattaaattcatcacTAATCCAAAAAGAATGAAAACCTGTAGAAGTTTTCAGATCCTCCTATAGCAACCAAACAATAGACATTAGTAAGTTTAGAAAACActccaatttcacaattattCTCAAATTGTAGTTCTACAAGGAAATAATATACATTCAATATCTTAtctcaaaaaaacaaaaacgaGTTCTAGTAAGGAAGACTAAAGTAGGGAAGGCATATATGATTGCTTACTAGTTGCCATGATTGAGAATAACAGAGATCTTTAACCCAAATAAGCAGATTGAAGATCTGCAGTGAAAGAATGCGAGTTAGGAAAACAACATAAAAGCATCCATGTtctgtatattaaaattatgctTCAAACCAAAAACAGCTTTTTAGATATCATGATCAGTAAATACAACTTTGCTTGCTAACATCCATTCCATACAGTGGGAACTGAAAAAACAACTAtttagtaaatcaacaacaaataaaaTCAGAACAGAGAATAAAAATCTAACAACCCTCAACTAAAATATCAGAACCAACAACCTTAAACCTATGAACCAAAACATACAAATAGAATTGAAAATCATGAAtcagaatcaaccctaaacccctaaatcaaaatagaacaaaaagtttagaattgaaaaataaaatcagaatCAACAACTCAACCATAGAATCAAGAACAACTCAACCaagtattaattataaattagaaTCAATAAGAAGGCTAAatcagaatttaaaaataaaaatagaatcagaataaaaaaaacaaacatgaGACTTAGCCTCCATTACAGAAGACGATGGAGGCTTGGTGGGAACTGGGGTCGGTGGCTTGGCGCTGCTGGGAAGAACGTTCCTGGGCCGGTGCTCACTGGCGATGCTGGGAAGAACGCTGCTGCCTGCTGGGAACTGGGAAGAAGGCTTCGGTGTTGGTGGCTGGTGGGATTGCGACTCTGCGAGGGCGAGACTGAGAGCAGCTGAGAGAAACTGCGACGGGCCGAAGGCTTCGCGGTGGTGGGTGGCTGGGTGCGCAGGTCGGCAGATGTGGAGATTTGGAGAAGAGGGAGCGATGAGTACTGACTAGGTTTAGGGATTGGGGATTTGGGGGTTAGGGTAGACGCTCACACTCGTATGGGTGTGTCACGCGTGTGGGGGTGGGTTAGTAAACGTTTAGGGTTTTATACTAACCGGTTCGGTTAGGGTTTTCAGATTCAAAactgaaaaccgaaccgaatcgcacaaaaaagtaaaattaatttttttcggtttttttggTTATCGGTTAATtcggtttttaattttttaggttCGATTTGTCGGTTTAGTTCGGTCCAGATcggttttgaacacccctagCTTAAGTCGGTATATTATTCTATTTGAATGATATGGAAAATAACACTTTACCTTACTTTATATGGTAGGTTGTTCGTCCGTTATGCTTTTGGTAATAAGGCCTGTTCATAAAAAGGTGGATAACGTATCTTTACTGGTATACCGTTATGTCATCGGCAATGATGGAAACACTTTTTTTGACCGAGTTATGACTTATAAGAGGACGAGCTTATAACGTATTACGCCGAGTTATAGCTCATGAATAAGTGAGCTCATAACGGACCATGCCGAGTTATAGCATATAAATCGGCGAGCTCATAACGCCCTACACCGAGTTATAGCTCATAAATCGGCGAGCTCATAACGCACTACACCGAGTTATATCTCATTTATTACGACCATATTACAGCCCCCAAGCTTGGCCTGTGGAGAGTTTTTAATGAAGCAGGTTGAGCTTCTTGAGGAGTTATAACTCAGTTGGATAGGTTACTGAGTGAGCCCCCAGTTCAACTTAGTTCATTAAAAAGTCATTATGTTTATGACATGGGGAGTCGTGGCATTgttttagtgaggagagagaaagagtaaTGGATCATTAAAGCCTCTTATTTTTCCAAAGCAACTGCACCGTTTGATGTGATTGAGGTAGCAGTTACTTTTACAATGTGGTTAAGTGAATGGTTTGGGAACTGAGTTGCTTATCCCTGACCCTTGGTGTTGCTTCTTTGAAAACAGAATGAGTAAAGAGGTATgcatgttttttcttttattttgtagttcatcgtttgctttttgcttcttattTGCTTCTGGGTTTGGTTGTGGGGtttgagaaggagaagaaaggtGAGATTGATTGGTCGTATGACTGGGTTAGTGAGGATGTGAGCGGTCAGGTATCTTTGTTTCGGGATGATGCGGCTGTGAAGGAGGTTGACGCCGGCAGAATCGTTAGGCCTGGGTCTGGCATTCAGGTCGAGTTGCTGCCATGCAGTAATGAGGATAGGGTCTATCATAGGGGACAAAGGTTTGAGTATTTTTATATGCATAGTTGTGTGTTGGAAGAACTGAGGGTGAGGCTGCCATTTACAGTCTTTGAATGTCAAGTTTTGAAGCAACTAAACTGTGCTCCTTCACAATTGCATCCCAATGGGTGGGCGTTTCTGCGGTGTTTCGAAATACTGATGGAATTTCTTGAGGATGATCCTTCTGTagatttgtttttttgtttatttcaagCTAAAGGAGTTTGGAAAGGGGGGTGGGTTAATCTAAACAGTACTCCTGGGTTTGGTATCTTCAAATTGTATAAGTACTCTTTCAAGGACTTTGAGGAGATGTATTTGAAGGTGAGGAGTGTTGAAAAAGAGCTTCCATTTTATATTGACGAGTTTTTGGTTGAGAAGTTTCCGTTGTGATGGTGCTCGGAACCTCAGAACA belongs to Arachis duranensis cultivar V14167 chromosome 8, aradu.V14167.gnm2.J7QH, whole genome shotgun sequence and includes:
- the LOC107460273 gene encoding uncharacterized protein LOC107460273 isoform X2 gives rise to the protein MEYYYKRSHVPAFGSWDWNDNLPFTECFETAREAGWLPYSYSDQSEVGDLYVTGDLYANDVVTPAMIVVPRTRAKVCDQHEKETRKKNWGSIDNEQLSLTPLQRPTPKPVDEDLYKISPGLLYEKTKKKRGLCFFSCCLLPTCIA
- the LOC107460273 gene encoding uncharacterized protein LOC107460273 isoform X1, which codes for MEIMEYYYKRSHVPAFGSWDWNDNLPFTECFETAREAGWLPYSYSDQSEVGDLYVTGDLYANDVVTPAMIVVPRTRAKVCDQHEKETRKKNWGSIDNEQLSLTPLQRPTPKPVDEDLYKISPGLLYEKTKKKRGLCFFSCCLLPTCIA